Below is a genomic region from Pseudomonas extremaustralis.
ATTTTCGGCCGACCATGGCTGATCCCCGCATCGTTTTCGTGATGGTTGAGCTCGCCGAGGAACTCGACTTCTTCATCGGTGTTCCAGTTGATGCCCTTGCCGCCGTTGCCGAGTTTTTCCAGCATCGGGCCCAGGGACGAGAACTGCTTGTAGATGTTCGGGTAGTCGCGCTCCACCACCGCCATGTTTGGCGCGTTCTTGCCGGGCACCGGCGCCACACCGGCACTTTTCCAGTCGGTGCCGCCGAACGGCTGGGCCAGTTCGCCGACGCTGTCGTGCATCAACGGTACGGTGACCAGGTCTTGCTCCACGCCCAGGTGGCCGACCGACATGGCCGAGAACGCCTTGGCGATGCCTTTGTAGATTTCCCAGTCGGAACGCGATTCCCACGCCGGGTCGATGGCCGCCGACAGGGGGTGGATGAACGGGTGCATGTCCGAGGTGTTCATGTCGTCTTTTTCGTACCAGGTGGCGGTCGGCAGGACGATGTCGGAATACACGCAGGTGGAGGACATGCGGAAGTCCAGGGTGGTCACCAGGTCGAGCTTGCCGATGGCGCCGTCCTCGACCCATTCGGCCTCGGTGGGCTTGCATTCGGTGCTGTGGCCGATGTCTTCGTTCATCACGCCGTTCTTGGTGCCCAACAGGTACTTGAGCATGTACTCATGGCCCTTGCCCGACGAACCGAGCAGGTTGGAGCGCCAGATGAACATGTTGCGCGGGAAGTTCACCGGGCTGTCCGGTTGTTCGCAGGCAAAGCGCAGGCTGCCGTCCTGCCAGGACTTGACCACGTAGTCTTTGGGCGTCATGCCGGCGGCGGCGGCGTCACGGCAGATGTGCAGCGGGTTGGTGTTCAATTGCGGCGCGCTGGGCAACCAGCCGGCGCGTTCGGCGCGGATGTTGTAGTCCAGGGCGTGTTCGGGGAACTGCGACTTGTCGGCCAGTGGCGAGAGCACATCGTGCATGCTCATTTTTTCGTGGCGCCATTGCGAACTGTGGCCATAGAAGAAGCTGGTGCCGTTCATCTGGCGCGGTGGGCGGTTCCAGTCCAGGCCGAACGCCAGGGGCAGCCAGCCGCATTGCGGGCGCAGTTTTTCCTGGCCAACGTAGTGGGCCCAGCCGCCGCCGGTCTGGCCGACGCAACCGCAGAGCATGAGCATGTTGATCAGCCCACGGTAGTTCATGTCCATGTGGTACCAGTGGTTCATCGCCGCGCCGACGATGATCATCGAGCGACCCTTGGTCTTGTCGGCGTTGTCGGCGAACTCACGGGCGATCTGGATGGCTTTCTCGCGGCTGACGCCGGTGATCGCTTCCTGCCACGCCGGGGTGCCCGGCACGCTGGCGTCGTCGTAGTCCTTGGCCACGTTGTTGCCGCCCAGGCCACGGTCGATAGCCAGGTTGGCCGCCGACAGGTCGAACACGCTGGCGACCTTGGCCACGCTGCCGTCGGCCAGGGTCACGTTGTGCACCGGCACGCGGCGGAATTGCACGGCATCGCCGGCCACATGCTGGAAGTGCTCGTGGGCTTCGCCGGCAAAGTACGGGAACGCCACTTCAGCGACGTCGCCGCCGATCAGACTGAGTTTCAGGTCGATGGCGCGGCCTTCACCGCCTTCTTTGGCGAGGATGTTCCACTTGCCCTTCTCACCCCAGCGATAGCCGATGGAGCCTTGGGGCGAGACCAGTTCGCCGCTCTCATCGAGGGCGATGGTTTTCCATTCCGGGTTGTTGTCCTGGCCGAGGTTGCCGGTGAGGTCCGAGGCGCGCAGGAAGCGGTCGGGTTGGAAGCCGGCGCCGGGGGCGAAACCGGTCATCGGCTTGAGCATCACCAGCACCGGCAAGTCGGTGAAGCGCTTGGCGTAGTCGGTGAAGTAGGCGCTCGGTTTGTCCAGGTGAAATTCTTTGAAGATCACATGGTTGAACGCCTGGGCCAGCGCGGCGTCGGTGCCCTGCTTGGGGTTGAGCCACAGGTCGGTGAGCTTGGCCACTTCCGAATAGTCGGGGGTGATCGCCACGGTCTTGGTGCCCTTGTAGCGCACCTCGGTGAAGAAGTGCGCGTCCGGGGTGCGGGTCTGCGGGACGTTGGAACCCCAGGCGATGATGTAGTTGGAGTTGTACCAGTCGGCCGACTCCGGCACGTCGGTCTGCTCGCCCCACACCATCGGCGAGGCCGGTGGCAGGTCGCAGTACCAGTCGTAGAAGCTCAGGCACACGCCGCCGATCAGCGACAGGTAACGCGAACCCGCCGCATAGCTGACCATGGACATGGCCGGGATCGGCGAGAAGCCGACGATGCGGTCCGGGCCGTATTGCTTGATGGTGTAGACGTTGGAGGCGGCGATGATCTCGTTCACCTCCTCCCAGTTCGAGCGAATGAACCCCCCCATGCCGCGCTTGCTCTTATAGGAGTCGGCCTTGACCTTGTCCTCGACAATGCTCGCCCAGGCTTCCACCGGTGCGAGGGTCTGGCGTGCTTCACGCCACAGTTTGAGCAGCGGCTTGCGGATCTTCGGGTACTTGAGCCGGTTGGCGCTGTAGATGTACCAGCTGTAGCTCGCACCGCGCGGGCAGCCGCGCGGTTCGTGGTTGGGCAGGTCGTTGCGGGTGCGCGGGTAGTCGGTCTGCTGGGTTTCCCAGGTGATCAGGCCGTTCTTCACGTAGATCTTCCACGAACACGAGCCGGTGCAGTTCACACCGTGGGTGGAACGCACGATCTTGTCGTACTGCCAGCGCGAACGGTAGACGTTTTCCCAGTCGCGGGACTCTTTGCGGGTCTCGCCGTGTCCATCGGAAAATTCGTTTTGTTTGCGGTTGAAGAACCGCAGTTGATCCAGCAAATGACTCATGGTGCTTTCCTCATCAGGCGTGCCGTGGGGTGCGTTGCCCCGCGAATTCAGGTCGGACTAGCAGGGGGTGGCGCAACCTTTGCGGGCGTACCACCACCAGGTCACGACGATGCAGCTCAGGTAGAAACCGACAAACATGTAGAAGGCCATCGCCGGGCTGCCGGTGGCGGCCATGGAAGTGCCGAAGGACTTGGGAATGAAGAACGCACCAAAGGCGCCCATGGCCGAACTGAAGCCCAGCACGGCGGCGGACTCCTTGCCGGCGTCCTTGAGCGCCTGCTCGCGCTCGGCGGCGGATTTACCCGCGCTGGCTTTCTCGTGCTGGGTGCGGAAGATCACCGGGATCATGCGGAAGGTGGAGCCGTTGCCCACGCCGGTGGTGATGAACAGCAGCATGAACAGGCCCAGGAAGCCGTAGAAGTTGCCGCCCTGGTCGTTCGACGGCAGAAAGTGCAGCACGCCGAACACCATCACGATCATCAGCACGAAGTTCCACAGCGTCACCCGCGCGCCGCCCAGTTTGTCTGCCAGCCAGCCGCCCAAAGGGCGTACCAGCGCGCCGACCAGCGGGCCGAGGAAGGCGAATTTCAGCGCCACCACGTCGGGGAACGAGGTCTTGATCAGCAACGGGAACGCCGCCGAAAAGCCGATGAACGAACCGAAGGTCGCCAGGTACAACCAGCACATCAGCCAGTTGTGCTTGCGCTTGAAGATCACCGCCTGCTCGCTGAACGACGCGCGGGCGCTGGACAGGTCATTCATGCCGAACCAGGCGGCCACGGTGACGATAAGAATGAACGGCACCCAGATGAACCCGGCGTTCTGCAGCCACAGCTGGCTGCCATCGGGCAGGGTTTGCGCGTGCCCGCCGACCAGGCCGAACACCCCGAAGGTGATCACCAGCGGCACACAGAACTGCATCACCGACACGCCCAGGTTGCCGAGCCCGGCGTTCAGGCCCAGGGCCGTGCCCTGTTGCGCCTTGGGGTAGAAGAAGCTGATGTTGGACATGCTGGAGGCGAAGTTGCCGCCGCCGAAGCCGCACAACAACGCGATTAACACAAACACGCTGTACGGGGTGTTGGGGTCTTGCACCGCGAAGCCCATCCACAGCGACGGTAGCAGCAGCGATGCGGTGCTCAGGGCGGTCCAGCGACGGCCGCCGAAGATCGGCACCATGAACGAGTAGAACACCCGCAAGGTCGCACCGGACAGGCCGGGCAACGCCGCCAGCCAGAACAGCTGGTCGGTGGTGAACGTAAAGCCGATGGCGTTGAGGCGCACGATCACCGTGCTCCACACCATCCACACGGCGAAGGCCAGGAGCAGCGCGGGAATCGAGATCCACAGGTTGCGGGTGGCGGTCTTTTTGCCGCTGGCGCCCCAGAACGCTGGATCTTCAGGGCGCCAGTCGTGAATCACCGGGCCCGAATCGGGCTTTTGCGCGATGGACATGTTCATGCTCCTTGGAGACGTTGGGCGGTGTTGCCCAGCAGCGGTTGTTTGCGGATTTCGCTGAGGTACATCCAGGTCAGGGACACCCAGACCACGCCGTACATCAACATGAAGCAGGACGAGCGCACGCCGGTGAGGTCCACCAGGGCGCCAAACAGGATCGGCAGCACAAAGCCCCCGAGGCCGCCGGCCAGGCCGACGATGCCGGACACCGCGCCCATGTTCCGGGGGTAGTCATTGGCGATGTACTTGAACACCGAGGCCTTGCCGAACGCGAAGGCGATGCCCATCACGAACAGCAGCACGGTGAACAGAGTGGCGTTGAGGCCGATGTGGAAATCCAGCGGACCGTTGACGGTCATCACTTGCAGTTGGGTCTGCGGGTAGCTGAGCAGGAACAGGCAGATCCAGCTCACCCACAACACCCACCAGGTCACGCTCTGGGCGCCCCAGCGGTCGGACAGCCAACCGCCGACCGCACGCAGCACGCCGCCGGGCAGGGAGAAACAGGCGGCCAGCAGCGCCGCGCTTTGCAGGCTGAAACCGTATTCCTGCACGTAGTACTTGGTCATCCACAACGCCAGGCCCACATAGCCGCCGAACACAATCGAGTAGTACTGGCAGTAGCGCCACACGGCCGGGTCTTTCAGGCAGCGCAGTTGCTCGCGCAAGGTGGCGCCGCCGGCACTGCGGTGGGCCTTGTTTTCGCTAGTGAGGAACCAGAACAGCAGCGCGGTGATAAACAGGATCGCGCCGAACACCTTGGGCACCAGGTGCCAGGTGCCGAGGGCGATCAGCGCCGGGGCGAGGAACTTGGTGACAGCCGCCCCGGCGTTACCGGCGCCGAACACGCCCATGGCAAAGCCCTGGTTGTCCTTGTCGAACCATTTGGCGACGTAGGCGATGCCCACCGAAAACGAACCGCCGGCCAGACCGACGAACAGGCCCAGCACCAGGAACTGCCAATACGCGGTGGCGTAGGTGATCAGGTACAGCGGCAGCACGCAGGCGAGCATCAGCAGGAAGAACACGATGCGCCCGCCGAAGCGGTCGGTCAGCAAGCCCAGTGGCAGGCGCACCAGGGAACCGGTCAAGACCGGCGTGGCGGCCAGCAGGCCGAACTGGGTTTCGTTGAGTTGCAGCAGCTCTTTGATGGGCACGCCGAGCACGGCGAACATCATCCACACCATAAAGCAGACGGTGAAGGCCAGCGTGCTCATGCCCAGCACCAGGCCTTGTCGTATACGGGGTTGAGTCACGATATGCGCTCCCAGAGGTGATTTCATGAGCGCAGGTTAGGGGCGACACCCCCGTGGAACTTGACGCAGATCAACGTCGGCCTGGGGGGTAAAAGGCTATGCTGACCCCACATACCTCTAAGGAGGTAGCCCCCATAACAAGACAAAGTCTTTATTTATCAATGGATTGATCTATGTTGCCGGCGTTTTCCCGTGGGAGGGTTGGCCGGCAATTCTTTAGAGGTAGTGCGCCGGGGATCGCGGTTTTACAGCTCGTTTTTCCTTTGCAGGTGCCGCCATGCCGATGTTCTCCCCCCTTCAGATCTGCCGTGATGTTTAGCTGGCTGCGCAGTTCCCTGCCCGCGCGCGCCGGCCTGGCGGTGATCCTGATCGCTGTCCTGGCCCTGGCCAGTTCCTTGAGTGCCGGGCTGATCGCCTGGTTCAGCCAGGGCGACGCCGCCGCGATCAACACCGCCGGCTCCGTGCGCATGGAGACCTACCACCTCAGTTGGCGACTCGCCGCCGCCGCGCCGACGGCGGAAATCGACGCCATCATCCAGAGCCTGCAAGGGCGCCTCGACAGCGAGTCGCTCAAGGCGGTGCTGGAAGACGGCCCGCGCAGCGCCTTGCAACTGAGCTACCAACAGATCCAGCAACGCTGGAACGACGAGTTGCGCCCGGCGCTGGCACGCGGTGATACGGCGCTGTTCCAGGCCAGCGCGCCGGCGTTCGTCGAACAAATGAATCAATTCGTCAGCCTGTTGCAGCAACAGAGCGAACGCAAACAAGGCTGGCAACAAGGCATCCAGGGCCTGGCGCTGTTCAGCACGCTGATCATCCTGCTGGTCGGCCTGTATGAGCTGCAGTACGGCGTGGTCAACCCCTTGCAGGAACTGGTGCAGGCTACCCGGCGCTTTCGCGATGGCGATTTCAAGACCCGGGTCAACCACCGTTCCGAGGATGAGCTGGGGCAACTGGCCCTGAGCTTCAACACCATGGCCGAGACCATCGAGGCCTCCCACCGCACCCTGGAAAGCCAGGTGCGCCTCAAGACCCTCAACCTGCAACAAGCCAACGCCGCCCTCGAACTGCTGTACCAGAGCAGCCGCAGCCTGGCCACGCGCCTGGCCAATGCCGAAGGCCTGGACGAACTGATCCGACGCTTCCAGAAACGCCTGCCGGGGCTGCGCCTGTCGTTGTGCCTGCAAGGGCATTTCCTGGCGCCGGCCCAGCAGATGCTCTCCTTGAACGGGGGTGACAGCCGCAATATCTGCGCCCTCGGCGAGTGCGCCTCCTGCGATAAACACAAGGTGGCGCCGTCGCAGATATTCAGCATCAGCAACCAGGGCTCGGAACTCGGCGAGCTCAAGGCCCACTTCGACGACGGCCATCCGCCCCAGGACTGGGAGAAGCAATTGATCCAGGCCCTGGCCAACCTGATCGGCACGTCGCTGTCGCTCAAACGCCAGCGCGAACAGGATCACCGTTTGCTGCTGCTCGACGAGCGCACCATCATCGCCCGCGAACTGCACGACTCCCTGGCGCAGGCGCTGTCCTACATGAAGCTGCAAGTGAGCCGCATGCAAACCCTGATCCGCCGTGGCGAACCGGTGGAAACCCTGGCCACCGTCACCGTCGAACTGCGCGACGGCCTGAACAATGCGTACCGGCAACTGCGCGAATTGCTCACCACCTTCCGCCTGCAAATCCACGATGCCGGGCTGGTGCAGGAGCTGTCGGACACCGCCGAAGAGTTTTCCCGGCGCGGCGAATTCCAGGTGCACCTGCACGTCGACGCGCTGGCCTTTCAGTTGTCGGCCAGCGAGCAGATCCACTTGCTGCAAATCACCCGCGAAGCGCTGTCCAACTGCCTGCGCCATGCCCATGCGCAAAACGCCTGGCTGCAACTGCGCCAGGAGGGTGAAACCGTGAGCCTGTGCATCGAGGACGACGGTCGGGGTTTCTGCGGTGAGGTCAACCAGCGTGAACACCACGGCCTGACCATCATGGACGAGCGCGCACGCAGCCTGCACGGCCAACTCGACATCAGCCCTCGCGAGCCCCAGGGCACACGGGTGCAACTGCGCTTTCACCCGGAATTCCTCGGGCAACCCCTACAAGGCAACCCTGCATGAACACACTCACCCGCCATCGCATTCTGCTGGTCGACGATCACCCGATGATGCGCCACGGCATGCGCCAGATACTCGAACTCGAAGACGACCTGCAGGTGGTCGGCGAAGCCGGCAACGGCCAGGAAGCCCTCGACCAGATCGAGAGCTTGCAACCGGACCTGGTGCTGCTGGACAACAACATGCCGCACATGAACGGCGTGGAAACCTTGCGCCGCCTGCGCGCCATGCACTATGCGGGCAAGGTGCTGCTGTTTACCGTGTCCGACGCCGAAGACGACGTGCGCGACGCACTGCGCCTGGATGCCAATGGCTATCTGCTCAAGGACATGGAGCCGGAAATGGTGGTGGAGTACATCCGCGATGCGTTGCAGGGGGCGCTGGTGATCAGCCCCGGACTGACCCGGGTACTGGCCCAGGCGCTGCGCTCGCCGCAACCCCATGCCGCAGTGGAATTGACCGAGCGCGAACGCCAGGTGCTGCGCACGATTGCCAGCGGGCATAGCAACAAGGTGATCGGGCACAAACTGGGGATCACCGAAGGCACGGTAAAAGTGCATGTGAAGAATCTGCTGCACAAGTTGGGATTGCGCTCGCGAGTGGAAGCGGCGGTTTGGGCGATGGAGCATTTGCGGCAGGTGGGATGAAGGAACCACAGGTAGGAGCAAGCCTCCTTCCCCACACACAAATCCCATTGTGGGGGCTTGCTCCCGATAGCGGTGCATCGGTCAAGCATGTATTGGCTGACCCACCGTCATCGGGAGCAAGCCCCCTCCCACATTTTTAACCGGGTTCCGGCTATATGACCGCTTTGCCTGGGCTTTTGATCCGGGCTGGACTGGCTGATACACACAGATCCCTTTGTGGGAGGGGGCTTGCTCCCGATAGCGGTGCATCAGTCAAGCATGTATTGGCTGACCCACCGTCATCGGGAGCAAGCCCCCTCCCACATTTTTAACCGGGTTCCGGCTATATGACCGCTTTGCCTGGGCTTTTGATCTGGGCTGGACTGGCTGATACACACAGATCCCTTTGTGGGAGGGGGCTTGCTCCCGATAGCGGTGCTTCGGTCAAGCATGTATTGGCTGACCCACCGTCATCGGGAGCAAGCCCCCTCCCACATTTTTAACCGGGTTCCGGCTATATGACCGCTTTGCCTGGGCTTTTGATCTGGGCTGGACTGGCTGATACACACAGATCCCTTTGTGGGAGGGGGCTTGCTCCCGATAGCGGTGCATCGGTCAAGCATGTATTGGCTGACCCACCGTCATCGGGAGCAAGCCCCCTCCCACATTTTTAACCGGGTTCCGGCTATATGACCGCTTTGCCTGGGTTTTTGATCTGGGCTGGACTGGCTGATACACACAGATCCCTTTGTGGGAGGCAGCTTGCTCCCACATCAGAGGTACCCCCACGGAGGCATATGAACCGCGCTGCAAGCGGCCTACCATGCCCGGTCAGCGGAGGCCCTTATGCTCACCCATCCCCACATCGTCCTAACCCTGCGCAGGCACCATCTGTTCAGCCAATTGCCCGAAAAAACTTTCCAGGATGTCTGCACCCTGGCCAGTCTCAAGCGCCTGCCCAACCACGCCCCGCTCATGCACCAGGGCGATGCCGCCGATCGGTTTTTCCTGCTGGTCAGCGGTCAGATCAAGCTGCACCGTGTCACCGGCGAAGGCCAGGAGCATCTGGTGGAGGTCATCCAGCCCGGCCAGACCTTCGCCGAAGCCCTGCTGTTCACCCAGGCCAAGGCGTACCCGGTCAGCGCCACTGCGCTCAAGGACAGTGTCCTGGTCAGTATCGAAGGCCAGCACTACCGCCGCGCCCTGGAGGATCAGCCAAAAATCTGCCTGGCGATCCTGGCGAGCATGAGCATCCACTTGCATCAACGCCTCAAGGATATCGACACCCTGAGCCTGGCCAACGCCAGTCGCCGGGTGATCAATTTCCTCTTCCAGGAGCGCGATACCGTCAGCGGCGAGGTGGTGCTGCAGGTGCCCAAGCGCCTGGTGGCGTCGAAGCTGGGGATCCAGCCGGAGACGTTTTCAAGAATCCTGCACCGGCTGGTGGAAGGCGGGTTGATCGAGGTGCAGCGGCGTACCATTCGGATCCTGTGCGAGAAAGGCTTGATGGGTTATCA
It encodes:
- a CDS encoding NarK family nitrate/nitrite MFS transporter, whose product is MSIAQKPDSGPVIHDWRPEDPAFWGASGKKTATRNLWISIPALLLAFAVWMVWSTVIVRLNAIGFTFTTDQLFWLAALPGLSGATLRVFYSFMVPIFGGRRWTALSTASLLLPSLWMGFAVQDPNTPYSVFVLIALLCGFGGGNFASSMSNISFFYPKAQQGTALGLNAGLGNLGVSVMQFCVPLVITFGVFGLVGGHAQTLPDGSQLWLQNAGFIWVPFILIVTVAAWFGMNDLSSARASFSEQAVIFKRKHNWLMCWLYLATFGSFIGFSAAFPLLIKTSFPDVVALKFAFLGPLVGALVRPLGGWLADKLGGARVTLWNFVLMIVMVFGVLHFLPSNDQGGNFYGFLGLFMLLFITTGVGNGSTFRMIPVIFRTQHEKASAGKSAAEREQALKDAGKESAAVLGFSSAMGAFGAFFIPKSFGTSMAATGSPAMAFYMFVGFYLSCIVVTWWWYARKGCATPC
- a CDS encoding HAMP domain-containing protein; the encoded protein is MFSWLRSSLPARAGLAVILIAVLALASSLSAGLIAWFSQGDAAAINTAGSVRMETYHLSWRLAAAAPTAEIDAIIQSLQGRLDSESLKAVLEDGPRSALQLSYQQIQQRWNDELRPALARGDTALFQASAPAFVEQMNQFVSLLQQQSERKQGWQQGIQGLALFSTLIILLVGLYELQYGVVNPLQELVQATRRFRDGDFKTRVNHRSEDELGQLALSFNTMAETIEASHRTLESQVRLKTLNLQQANAALELLYQSSRSLATRLANAEGLDELIRRFQKRLPGLRLSLCLQGHFLAPAQQMLSLNGGDSRNICALGECASCDKHKVAPSQIFSISNQGSELGELKAHFDDGHPPQDWEKQLIQALANLIGTSLSLKRQREQDHRLLLLDERTIIARELHDSLAQALSYMKLQVSRMQTLIRRGEPVETLATVTVELRDGLNNAYRQLRELLTTFRLQIHDAGLVQELSDTAEEFSRRGEFQVHLHVDALAFQLSASEQIHLLQITREALSNCLRHAHAQNAWLQLRQEGETVSLCIEDDGRGFCGEVNQREHHGLTIMDERARSLHGQLDISPREPQGTRVQLRFHPEFLGQPLQGNPA
- the narL gene encoding two-component system response regulator NarL; translated protein: MNTLTRHRILLVDDHPMMRHGMRQILELEDDLQVVGEAGNGQEALDQIESLQPDLVLLDNNMPHMNGVETLRRLRAMHYAGKVLLFTVSDAEDDVRDALRLDANGYLLKDMEPEMVVEYIRDALQGALVISPGLTRVLAQALRSPQPHAAVELTERERQVLRTIASGHSNKVIGHKLGITEGTVKVHVKNLLHKLGLRSRVEAAVWAMEHLRQVG
- a CDS encoding MFS transporter, whose product is MTQPRIRQGLVLGMSTLAFTVCFMVWMMFAVLGVPIKELLQLNETQFGLLAATPVLTGSLVRLPLGLLTDRFGGRIVFFLLMLACVLPLYLITYATAYWQFLVLGLFVGLAGGSFSVGIAYVAKWFDKDNQGFAMGVFGAGNAGAAVTKFLAPALIALGTWHLVPKVFGAILFITALLFWFLTSENKAHRSAGGATLREQLRCLKDPAVWRYCQYYSIVFGGYVGLALWMTKYYVQEYGFSLQSAALLAACFSLPGGVLRAVGGWLSDRWGAQSVTWWVLWVSWICLFLLSYPQTQLQVMTVNGPLDFHIGLNATLFTVLLFVMGIAFAFGKASVFKYIANDYPRNMGAVSGIVGLAGGLGGFVLPILFGALVDLTGVRSSCFMLMYGVVWVSLTWMYLSEIRKQPLLGNTAQRLQGA
- a CDS encoding Crp/Fnr family transcriptional regulator translates to MLTHPHIVLTLRRHHLFSQLPEKTFQDVCTLASLKRLPNHAPLMHQGDAADRFFLLVSGQIKLHRVTGEGQEHLVEVIQPGQTFAEALLFTQAKAYPVSATALKDSVLVSIEGQHYRRALEDQPKICLAILASMSIHLHQRLKDIDTLSLANASRRVINFLFQERDTVSGEVVLQVPKRLVASKLGIQPETFSRILHRLVEGGLIEVQRRTIRILCEKGLMGYQAG
- a CDS encoding nitrate reductase subunit alpha is translated as MSHLLDQLRFFNRKQNEFSDGHGETRKESRDWENVYRSRWQYDKIVRSTHGVNCTGSCSWKIYVKNGLITWETQQTDYPRTRNDLPNHEPRGCPRGASYSWYIYSANRLKYPKIRKPLLKLWREARQTLAPVEAWASIVEDKVKADSYKSKRGMGGFIRSNWEEVNEIIAASNVYTIKQYGPDRIVGFSPIPAMSMVSYAAGSRYLSLIGGVCLSFYDWYCDLPPASPMVWGEQTDVPESADWYNSNYIIAWGSNVPQTRTPDAHFFTEVRYKGTKTVAITPDYSEVAKLTDLWLNPKQGTDAALAQAFNHVIFKEFHLDKPSAYFTDYAKRFTDLPVLVMLKPMTGFAPGAGFQPDRFLRASDLTGNLGQDNNPEWKTIALDESGELVSPQGSIGYRWGEKGKWNILAKEGGEGRAIDLKLSLIGGDVAEVAFPYFAGEAHEHFQHVAGDAVQFRRVPVHNVTLADGSVAKVASVFDLSAANLAIDRGLGGNNVAKDYDDASVPGTPAWQEAITGVSREKAIQIAREFADNADKTKGRSMIIVGAAMNHWYHMDMNYRGLINMLMLCGCVGQTGGGWAHYVGQEKLRPQCGWLPLAFGLDWNRPPRQMNGTSFFYGHSSQWRHEKMSMHDVLSPLADKSQFPEHALDYNIRAERAGWLPSAPQLNTNPLHICRDAAAAGMTPKDYVVKSWQDGSLRFACEQPDSPVNFPRNMFIWRSNLLGSSGKGHEYMLKYLLGTKNGVMNEDIGHSTECKPTEAEWVEDGAIGKLDLVTTLDFRMSSTCVYSDIVLPTATWYEKDDMNTSDMHPFIHPLSAAIDPAWESRSDWEIYKGIAKAFSAMSVGHLGVEQDLVTVPLMHDSVGELAQPFGGTDWKSAGVAPVPGKNAPNMAVVERDYPNIYKQFSSLGPMLEKLGNGGKGINWNTDEEVEFLGELNHHENDAGISHGRPKIDTAIDAAEVILSLAPETNGKVALKAWAALSEFTGIDHSHLAISKAHEAIRFRDIQAQPRKIISSPTWSGLEDEHVSYNAGYTNVHENIPWRTITGRQQFYQDHPWMQAFGEQLMSYRPPVNTKTIEGVKGKRSNGETEIVLNWITPHQKWGIHSTYSDNLLMLTLSRGGPIVWLSEIDAKRAGIEDNDWIECFNVNGALTARAVVSQRVKEGMVMMYHAQERIVNVPGSETTKTRGGHHNSVTRVVLKPTHMIGGYAQQAYGFNYYGTVGCNRDEFVVVRKMAKVDWLDGSTGDDLPRPLPTDIEEN